The Phocoena sinus isolate mPhoSin1 chromosome 18, mPhoSin1.pri, whole genome shotgun sequence DNA window CTAAAGCTGGCTACTGTGTTACACTGGTTTTTTGGACTTTCCGGAACAATATCTAATCATCAAGTAACACAATTCGGTGACATTAAGCAGGATGCAAATTCCAGACACGGCGATCATGAAAACCGTGAAGACGGTCTTCTCCGTTGGCCTGGACACGAAGCAGTCCACCGTGTTAGGGCAGGGCCACGCGTTGCATTTCACCAGGCGCTGCATGGCGAAGCCGTCATACATGACGTAGAAGACGTACATGAAGGCGGCCTCGAAGATGACCCGGAAGAAGATGCTGCCGGTGTAGGTCCACCACAGCGACCCTTCGATTCGGACCTTCTGGCTTTTGATCTCTTCGATGTCCTTAAATTCACTCTTTATCTCTCCCTtcatgaatttccttttcttctcgtgTCTGTAGTGGGCCACGTGCATGGCCACCAGCAGGGCCGGCGTGGACACGAAGATGAGCTGTAGCGCCCAGAGCCGGATGTGGGACACGGGGAAGTAGTGGTCGTAGCACACGTTCTTGCACCCGGGCTGCAGCGTGTTGCACACGAAGTCGGCCTGCTCATCGCCCCACACCTCCTTCGCGGCCACCACAAGGATCATGACGCGGAAAATGAAGATGACGGTGAGCCAGATCTTCCCGATGCTGGTGGAGTGTTTGTTCACGCCCCCCAAGATCGTCTGCAACGTGCCCCAGTCCATCTTCTCGTCCGGGCAGTTTGCGCTGGAAAAGACAAAGTGACACAACATGGAGGGGACCGGGCAGGACTGGCTCGTGGGGGGCTTGCTGGGTCCGGGCAAGTGAGCGCCCAGAGATCCCTTCCCGAACAAATGCCGGCTCTCACACTACCTCACCCAACGAGAGGAAAACAAACCAACCTCTTCTGCTGTAGCGCTAGCCGCGTAGTGCGCAGAACACCTGGAACGCGTTCTCTAGTAAAGAGGGGTATATCCAGCTGAGCAGCGCACCCAGTCCGTAGCACACGATCAACACGTGGGGTGGCGCACCCCGGCAAACGTGCGCGCCGACGCAGGGCCCTGATGGAGGCGCTGACCGAACCCCTGCGCGGGTCCCCCCAACCCTCCAACGGCATTCAGCGCTCCCAAGCGCTCGTTCTGGACGGTACCCTGGCCTCGTGCCAGCCGGGGACGACCTCGCCCTCGCCTTCAAGGCCGAGAGGCCAAGTCTCACGGCAGCACCTCCTTCCTTCACCTATCTCAATTCATTTTCATGGATGTGGGATGCAGCAGTGAAATGATTGTCCCCAGTGGTAAAATCCACGTTTAATGTTTCCCAAAGGGcttcacttcctgtctctatatGAAAAGGGGCAGGTTAGAACTGGTCCTTCCAGGGAGAAAAGCCCCTGTGTGCGTGGGTTTTTGTGACCGTTCTGTGTATAGATTGGGGTCCTTGCTGTCCTGTTGGGACTGACCGATCGGTTAGTACTCAGGTTTGGAAAGTGTTGTGACGGTGCATTTTTATCATGGACTGTGGTGTTTAGAAGTGTTTCTAAAGGGGTgcgttgtaaaaaaaaaagacaaagtttaaCTCGGTGATTCCCCAGGACTGGCCCTACCGGGCACCCTCACGGTACTGAAGGTCAGTAGCCACGCTGCTGGGTGATGTGCTGCCTATTGAAGGGACCTGGGAAGCCTGTGCGCTCACCTTCCACCAGCCAGTGGCCTCTTCATCCCAGGGTATGAACGGTCTTCACATACTTAGAGTCACACCTGTCTGTCTCAATCAAGCCTCTTTTAAACAAGACCCCACCCTCCACAATCTGATGAGTAATGTGTCCACTCCTTCCAAACTGGTTCTCAGTCCTCCAGCTTCTCTTACTTAAAAGCTTAGTGCTCTCCTTATTCTAAGCAAGTTGGGTCCTGTCTCCCCATGGGCTTCCTGAGCAGGTTGGGGAGAGTCTGATCACCCTGCGGCCTCTGGGGCGCTGCTGGGGGCACCGAGGTCTGGCTGAAACCATCCAAGGCCACCTCGttcagaggccacagcagagacaTGAGAAGGGTCAGGGCAGGAGAGCTACGAGCGTTGAGACATCCTCGTGAAACGCTCAGCCAGCTCAGCTCGAAAGAGAAACATCCCTGGGAAAAGGTCTGCTCTGGGCTCAGCCCTGACTCTTAAATACAGCCGGTCCGGGAGGGCTTAGGCTCTGCACCTGGTCCGTCCTGCCCTAGCAGTGTACTCAAAGCTCTTGTGAAATCAGACCCTCCAGTTCTTCGCTGGCCCTTACTAAGTGGAAACAGGACACTCACAGAAACAGACCGTCTGGCGTGTATCAGTACATCTGGCTAAAAATCTGGAATGAGGCCAGTGAGTGCCCAGTGCAGGACCCACACCCCTCAAACCAGTCCAGTCAGCAGCGGCTGCGAAGAAGACAGTTCCAAGTAAACCCTATACTCTTGTTGTTGTTTAAAGCGCCTGGTTGGGCTGCAGCTACCTGTTCTAAAGATCCTTTAGAAAGAGGAGCAAATTAAAGTTGGATCCCGATGGGCTAGGGAGAGGTGGACCGACCCAGCGGGATGAAACTGCTCTCCACAGTGAGCAGCGGGGTGCTGGCCCCCGCCCTTCCTGGCCGGCCCACACCTGCGGGGGTGGGGTCGGGGGCAGAGGAGCTGTTTTGTCCTGTCGGGAGGCTGCTGGGTGAAGTACTAGCTTCCGGAAGGGGCAAAAGGGTTCCCTTACCCCTTAGCTTCGCAGTCCTTACTTCTGCTGATGGTGGCCCTTTGGCCCacaggccccccccacccccatcccccccgTGTCTGTAATTGTGACTGGCCGCACACTACTTCCGACCCCGACTCAAAGGGCAAATGGGGACACGGCTGTCGCCACACATCTCGAGAGAGTCCCGGGGGACGGCCACAGGGGCCAGCTCTCAGGAAGCTGGAGGACGGGTTAGGCTTCTTCCCTGTCCGGTAGGGGACGTTCAGGGCCGACGCAGCCGGCCCTAAAGCACGGCTCCCCGGTTTGGGACCAGCGCCCCGaaagccaccccccaccccgcctgcccCCCGACTGCACCGCCCCCTGGAAACGCCGCTCTTGAATTTGCAGGAGAAAAACAGGCAACCACAGCGCGGACTCGATCCGGCTGTGCGGGGCGGCAAAGCGGCGCGAGGAGGTAAAGGTCAGTTTCCTCCAGGTTAAGCTTCCGCTTAACCCACGGGATGGACTCTCCTCTCTGAGCGAACCCTTCGGCCAGGTCGAGGCTCCTGGTGGAGAGGCTCCTGGTGGAGAGGCTCCTGGTGGCGGCAGGCGAAGCGCGCCGGCGTCTGTGCCAGGCTTTCCCCGGAGGAACCAGGCCGACTGCCAGGCGGATCGGCGGCCGCGCACCTGTCCGGCCCTCCTTCCCCGCGCGGCCCCGGCTCCGGGCCAGTCCGCGCGCTGCGCACCGCGGGGTCGGCGGGGTCCAACCCCAGACTCGGCCCGAGGAGCTGCCGGCCAGGGGCTCGCGATCGCCACCCTCCCTGCACCCCAGCGCCGCTGTCGCCACTGCCCGGGACCCGGCGGCGCGGGGCCTCGGTGCGCGCCGAATCCAGCCCGGGGGACCCGGGTCCCTCCCCGAGGGTCCcacagccccaggcctcctggggtcTCTCCCCGCCGGGTCCGCAGCCCCCAGCCGTCCCGAGGAGCCGAGAGTGGGAGCCGGCCTTACCGACTGGAGCGGGGCGCACGGGCGGGGCGGACTCCCCGGGGTCGCGCGGCGGGGccggagcggcggcggcggcgaggggGCGCGGGGGGGCGGCGGAGGCCGCTATCTGCTCGGAGTCGGGAGAGCTCGGCGCGCCGGGCGCTCGGGCCTTGGACACCTGTGCGCTCGTCGGCGCCTTTTAACCGCGCCAGGCACCCCGCCTCTTCCCCGGAGCTGTTGAGAAAGTCCGGGAGGGGGCGGCTCCTCGGCGTCCGGCCGCCCCCAGCGCCGCGGGCGGGGCGCACCAGCCCCGGGTCCTCAGCGCTTCCCCGTGTCCCTGAGTCCCCCGAGCACCCCGGATCCCCGCGCCCCCAGCCCCCCGGCCGCCCGGGTCCGAGCAGGGCGACGCTGAGCCTCGGCTCCCTGCGATTTTGGGGAGAGGGTGAGGTTAAAGGATCGTTGTcgttgctgttattgttatttcTACGTGGACCGGTTCAAGAGTACAGTCGTAGTCAAAGCTCcggtttaatttttatttttttttatttgaagagtAAGTTCAGGCCGGAGGTCCGGTTCCCCGCGAGGCTCCCCCCGGGCAGCGCGGTTGCCCTGGGCCGGTTCCCTCCTGGGAATGTGGGTTCACGGTGGGccgtgggggggggggtcgggcACCGCCGGGCTTGGCCAAGGGCCTGCTTCTTTCTCCCCCAAACCTCGCAGGCAAACTTAACGAACGTCTCCTTGAGTTCCTGTTTGATTCGATCACTTTCCACTACGTGCCAAGGGCCGGGGTTGGACGTGGTGAGGACACAAGGCCAGCGCCAGGGACCCTGCACGCGGGCCCAGCCCTGCGTCCCATCAGAGGGTGCCCCCCGGCCCTGCCCACGTCCTCCTACTCCCACGGCTGAGAAATAGCAAGGTTACTCAGTTCGGGGTGGGGAGCCCCCCCCGAATGAAGTCTACCGACCCCTTCCCCTGCACACACGTCTCGGAGGGGCGCGCTGGTGGGATTTCTGGAGAGGCTCCCTGGGAAGCTCGGTTCCTCTCCCGGAAGCTTGAGCTCGGATTACAAGGTTTCATTGTTCACATGTGGCTGGGTATTTTGACATTCACAAAGCAAGTGGATGGAGAATTAAAATCGCTAGAGTGGGCCGCGTCTGGGGAACCGTGTCCCGCATGGGGGGCAGGAAACTCACTCCAGGATTCCTGCAAAGGGGCCAGCCCTGAGGTGCAGGCGTGCTCGCTCCCACGCTTGGCTTCACTTAGGTCGGTTTTAAGTTGAGCAGAGATGATTCACCCTGACAGGGCAGATGTGGCCTTAGAAATGGGTTTCCTGTGATTGTGAACATTAGCGTAAAGGTACTGACTTTTCCTTTGAAAGGTTGCACCTCATCGCCACGGGCCAGTTTAGGCCATTCTTGCTGGGTGAACCTGAGTTTGTCCCCCTGTCACTACCCCACCTTCCAGCCCCAGGTCTTAGTCTGGGAAGGAGTGTCTGTTCATGAACAGACAAAGCCCTACAAGGCCCATCTGAGAGATGTGCTGAATCGGCTGGTTGGAAATTACAAGGCGAAGGTGGGTGGCCTGGAGGAACCTTCCTGGCCTGAGCCTCCTgggagctggggggcaggggacgCCCTTCAGGTTGTCAGGGCATCGCTCTGTGGGGCTCTGGGGTTGGAGTGAAGGAAGCGTCTGGAACCTTTGCAGGAAGCCAGCTGGTAAAGGCGGTTTGGACATTGAAAGTTGACTCGCTTTCCCCCGCTGAAGGATTTCCCCTTGCCTTTTCTGTCTGTATCATGAATGCAGGTTGCTGTTCAACTTCCTGTTCCTGTGTTCCCTGACTTATTCTCCTGATTTGCATAATGACGGTGTATTGCTGGCTGATTGAATATCCTAGCCACTCTGTATTTGAGGATTTATGGTTAGAACCCCTACAGCTCTTCAGTCTTAACTACAACGCAGCACTTGATTGTCTCCTGTTCGGTGTGACTTCTGCTGTTTTCTGTGCACTGGTGTCTTCTTCCCAACCAGACTCGGATTCAGATGGGGCAAGAAATCTCGTGGAGGTATTTCGTGTCCTccagagcagaggaggggagggagggtaagATGGAAAAAGGGTCTCACGTCTGGACATTTGAAGTTATCGCCACACAAGCTTAGACGTATATGCGCTTAGCAGATCACACCACAgcttagtgttttaaaaatcctgtaaTTATTCTGTGAATAGCACAGTCATATTGCGGCATTATTTTTGGTTAAAAGCATTACTTTGTTATATGTAAACATTGAAAATAAgcctcagggacttccctagtggctcagtggttaagaacccacctgccaatgctggggacacgggtttgatccctggtccaggaagattccacatgccacagagcaacaaagcccgtgtgccacaactactgagcctgtgtgccacaaggactgaagcccacatgcctagagcccgtgctctgcaacgaagagtagccctcgcttgccataagtagagaaagcccgcgcacagcaacgaagacccaacgccccccaaaataaattaattaattaattttttaaaaaagaaagaaaataagcctTCATTTTCAGGTCTTCATCTTTTAACATAACAGCCCCCGGAGGAGGCTGACCCGTCCTGCCCTCCGCTTCAGCCTCCCCAGCCTGATGCGcacacctctccagcctcattaaCTAGGCACCAAGCAAGATAGAGTACAGTTTTGGACTCGGTTTTATGGAAGAACTCTGGTGTCTCCTGGGTAGGTCTTGAGTGAAGCTGATACAGAGGACTGGCCCTTTTCAGGGAAGGTCAGGGTATCATTGAATAAATATCGATGGCTAAACTGGTGGGTGTGTGTTACAGCTGCACCTGTCACCTCACAGTGTCAGAGATATGTGTGACTAAGGTTTTTACATATGTACTTGGTAGCAAAAAGACAAATCCCAGGCATTCAAAATTTAGCTGAACTTCTATGCAGGTATTTAAAGTGATGCAGGGACATcgctggtagtgcagtggttaagaatccacctgccaatgcaggggacacaggttcgagccctggtccgggaagatcccacatgccacggagcaactaagcccgtgtgccacaactactgagcctgtgctctagagcccgcgagccacaactactgaagcccgcgtgccacaactactaaagcccgtgcgcctagagcctgtgctcggaaacgagagaagccaccgcaatgagaagcctgtgcaccaccacgaagagtagcccccgctctctgcaactagagaaagcccgtgtgcagcaatgaagagccaatgcagcaataaataaataaatttatttaaaaaagtcgttattaaaaaaatcaaaaattaaagtgATGCAGTTGTCAGGCTATAAGGGGAAGTGCTGATGTGTAAAGCTATTTGATATTTCAAGTTGACAGTTGTTTTACAAATAAGCCCAAAAAAAGCTGCTATTGTGGAAGAAGTCAGTGTGAGACAAATcctatttcttaatatattttaatgaatgatTGCCTGCCAGCTGCCTGATGGGGCAGCCCCTTGAGTTCCCCCTGGGAAGGGTGGTCTGAATGTACATAAAGAATGTCTCAGTTAAATTTCCGACTCACAAATCATACGTGATAGCAGAAGGTGCTAGCAGAAACGTCTTAAGGCAAGAAGGGACTGATGAGAGAAAGGAATCCCCGTGCTAACACCTGGCAGTCTGGGGATCACTGGAGGCCTCTGAGCCACGAGCTAGTGGTCTGCAGCCACTTTCTTGACTTTGCTGTTGAAATATTAATCATATTAATAATTggcaaaaaagggaaaattcagCCCTCCTCAAATGAGCAGATATTAAGAGCCCCTGGAAGTCTCTGCATAATTTGTTAATAATGACTTACATACGATAATATCATTTTAAAGCAGGAGTGGCCTTTCACGTTTTTGTGTATAATTATCACAGGAGAAGGGCATTTCACAAGATTTCTCTCTGTACCTTTGACCCACACCCTCACTTATGTATCCTGAAAATTGTTAATGTCAAATAATTTAGGGGGAAGGATCAGTTGTTACATTCCAAGTATGTGAAACTTTCAGATTTCACTAGTTTAATTGTTCTTCTCTTCAGTTTCAaattaaagtcataaaaattcCCACTTTTGAATTTGAAACTGTTATAAGCCTTTCCGTTTTCCTCACTCTATTCTTATATTCGTACataaaatatttggggggaaTTTGAGTTGTTAGATGTGTCAGCTGCAAGGCCGTGGTAAAATAAGTCAATTTCCTTGGCTTTACTGGATGAGCAGATGCTCTTAGCGGCAAATACATCCGTATAGCTCTTGTATGATTATTTAAGCAGACTGTGGAGAGATTACAAAGATGCTTCCAAGTGTATTTCTATCAAAAGCACGTGTTGGTCAGAAATGAATTCAAAGCTATAACTCCCCAGGCAAACT harbors:
- the GJB2 gene encoding gap junction beta-2 protein, with the protein product MDWGTLQTILGGVNKHSTSIGKIWLTVIFIFRVMILVVAAKEVWGDEQADFVCNTLQPGCKNVCYDHYFPVSHIRLWALQLIFVSTPALLVAMHVAHYRHEKKRKFMKGEIKSEFKDIEEIKSQKVRIEGSLWWTYTGSIFFRVIFEAAFMYVFYVMYDGFAMQRLVKCNAWPCPNTVDCFVSRPTEKTVFTVFMIAVSGICILLNVTELCYLMIRYCSGKSKKPV